A part of Bacteroidota bacterium genomic DNA contains:
- the rplO gene encoding 50S ribosomal protein L15 → MELHNLKPAAGSVKGKKKRLGRGQGSTDGGTSARGHKGAQSRSGYSRKAGFEGGQMPLQRRMPKVGFKNFSRVEYKTVNLGQIEAFVQKYGLQEFTVDSLREKKLLSKSALLKVLGGGELKTKVNISAHAISESAKGKVEGLGGTIAIVK, encoded by the coding sequence ATGGAATTACATAATCTCAAGCCTGCAGCAGGTTCGGTTAAAGGGAAAAAGAAAAGATTAGGAAGAGGACAAGGTTCTACCGATGGTGGTACATCTGCCCGCGGTCATAAAGGAGCACAGTCTCGCTCCGGTTACTCGCGTAAGGCAGGCTTTGAAGGAGGTCAGATGCCTTTACAGAGAAGAATGCCTAAGGTTGGTTTCAAAAACTTCTCCCGCGTTGAATACAAAACAGTTAACCTAGGTCAGATCGAAGCATTTGTACAGAAATACGGATTGCAAGAATTTACTGTAGATAGCCTTCGTGAAAAAAAACTACTGTCTAAGAGCGCTTTGTTGAAAGTGTTAGGCGGTGGCGAATTGAAAACAAAGGTTAATATATCGGCTCACGCTATCAGCGAATCGGCAAAAGGAAAAGTTGAAGGACTAGGTGGGACTATCGCTATTGTCAAGTAA
- the secY gene encoding preprotein translocase subunit SecY, translating into MKLIQKLKEIWSIEELRQRILLTLGLILIYRVGTFITLPGIDPTSLDNISSQGASGLLGLVNLFAGGAFSRASIFALGIMPYISASIAIQLLTLAVPYFQKLQKEGESGRRELNQYTRLLTIVVTAFQAAGYVVYLRNADSAAIIPSLSPILFSISTIVCLTAGTLFVMWMGERITDKGVGNGISLIIMVGILARFPQSIVEELTTRVAKGGILAFVIEMAFLIVVIGACILLIQGTRRIPVQYAKRNIVQGGKMMQAGGVRQYLPLKLNASGVMPIIFAQAIMFLPATIAQFLPGMDQNNPILMAFNDLTSVIYNVTYFLLIVAFTYFYTALIVNPTQISEDLKRNSGFIPGVKPGKKTEDFIDTVISRITLPGAFFLGLVAILPAVVMVFDVNRSFALFFGGSSILIMVGVILDTLATVETYLLNRHYDGLTSSGRIKGRQGFATASM; encoded by the coding sequence ATGAAACTGATTCAAAAACTTAAAGAAATCTGGAGTATAGAAGAACTTCGCCAAAGAATTCTCCTGACCCTTGGTCTTATTCTTATTTATCGTGTTGGAACGTTTATCACACTTCCGGGTATTGATCCCACGAGTCTTGATAATATTTCATCTCAGGGAGCCAGCGGTTTGTTGGGGTTGGTGAACTTATTTGCAGGAGGTGCGTTTTCGCGTGCTTCTATTTTTGCGTTGGGTATTATGCCATATATCTCGGCCTCTATCGCTATCCAGTTGTTGACGTTGGCGGTTCCATATTTTCAGAAATTGCAGAAGGAAGGAGAAAGCGGTAGAAGAGAATTGAATCAATATACTCGTTTACTGACCATCGTTGTGACTGCTTTTCAGGCAGCCGGTTATGTGGTGTATCTGCGCAATGCAGATTCAGCAGCTATCATTCCCTCTCTATCACCCATTCTTTTTTCGATATCGACGATCGTTTGTCTCACAGCAGGAACTTTGTTTGTGATGTGGATGGGCGAAAGAATTACCGACAAAGGAGTAGGCAATGGTATCTCCCTCATCATCATGGTAGGTATATTGGCGCGTTTCCCTCAGTCTATCGTTGAGGAATTAACAACCAGAGTAGCTAAGGGGGGCATTCTTGCTTTTGTGATCGAGATGGCTTTCTTGATTGTTGTGATTGGCGCATGTATTCTTTTGATTCAAGGAACTAGAAGAATACCTGTTCAGTATGCTAAAAGAAATATCGTTCAGGGAGGAAAAATGATGCAGGCCGGTGGTGTACGTCAATATCTTCCTCTTAAATTGAATGCCTCTGGTGTAATGCCCATTATTTTCGCTCAGGCTATCATGTTTTTGCCCGCTACCATTGCTCAGTTTTTACCAGGTATGGATCAAAACAACCCAATTTTGATGGCGTTCAATGATTTAACTTCGGTTATTTATAACGTAACCTATTTTCTTTTGATAGTAGCCTTCACTTATTTCTACACTGCATTAATTGTAAATCCGACTCAGATTTCAGAAGACTTGAAGCGCAATAGCGGATTTATTCCTGGAGTGAAACCTGGCAAAAAAACGGAAGATTTCATTGATACAGTGATCTCTCGCATCACACTTCCCGGGGCCTTTTTCTTAGGATTGGTTGCCATCTTACCGGCTGTGGTCATGGTGTTTGATGTGAACCGCTCATTTGCTCTGTTCTTTGGAGGCAGTTCCATCCTTATCATGGTGGGTGTTATTTTAGATACGCTGGCTACCGTAGAAACATATTTATTGAACCGCCACTATGACGGGCTCACTTCTTCCGGTCGTATCAAAGGGAGACAGGGCTTTGCCACCGCCAGTATGTAG
- the map gene encoding type I methionyl aminopeptidase encodes MAIKIKSVEEIEIIRKNCVLLSKTMGEIATQIHAGTTGLQLDKISDEYITDLGAHPSFKGYNRYPNALCISVNDEVVHGIPTNVAYKSGDIVSVDCGLYMHGYHADMAYTFGIGEVKTATQDLLRVTKQSLLLGIDQAIAGKRTGDIGFAIQDYCEHQHPYKCVRELVGHGLGKSLHEDPQVPNYGRRNDGAKLPENCTIAIEPMVNLGKRDVYTKRDNWTIATLDGTPSAHYEHTILVKVGKAEILSSFEWIEMSISKNQELVKI; translated from the coding sequence ATGGCTATTAAAATAAAATCGGTTGAGGAAATAGAAATCATTCGCAAGAACTGCGTACTGCTTTCTAAAACTATGGGCGAAATAGCCACCCAGATTCATGCAGGCACTACCGGTCTCCAACTCGATAAAATTTCTGATGAATATATCACAGATTTAGGTGCTCACCCATCCTTTAAAGGTTATAATCGCTACCCAAATGCACTCTGCATATCGGTAAATGACGAGGTGGTGCATGGAATCCCTACCAATGTAGCTTATAAATCAGGTGATATAGTTTCGGTAGATTGTGGATTATATATGCATGGCTATCATGCTGATATGGCTTATACATTTGGTATCGGTGAAGTTAAAACCGCCACGCAAGATCTGCTCCGTGTTACTAAGCAGTCTTTACTTCTGGGAATTGACCAAGCCATTGCAGGCAAACGTACAGGTGATATAGGATTCGCCATTCAAGATTATTGCGAGCACCAGCATCCATATAAATGTGTACGCGAATTAGTAGGACACGGCTTGGGAAAATCACTGCATGAAGATCCGCAGGTGCCGAATTATGGAAGGCGGAATGACGGTGCTAAATTACCTGAAAACTGTACCATTGCCATTGAGCCGATGGTAAACTTGGGCAAACGAGATGTTTATACCAAGCGCGACAACTGGACCATCGCTACTTTGGACGGTACCCCTTCTGCTCATTATGAGCATACGATTCTTGTCAAAGTAGGAAAGGCTGAAATTCTTAGCTCTTTTGAATGGATTGAAATGTCCATATCCAAAAACCAAGAGTTGGTTAAAATATAA
- the mscL gene encoding large-conductance mechanosensitive channel protein MscL has product MLKEFKDFAMKGNVVDLAVAVIIGGAFGAIVTSLVADIIMPVIGVLTGGIDFSGLSVEIGAASVAYGKFIQAIFTFIIIAFSLFLLIKGMNATKKKEETAPAAPAGPSSTDKLLMEIRDSLKK; this is encoded by the coding sequence ATGTTAAAAGAATTTAAGGATTTCGCCATGAAAGGGAACGTGGTAGACCTCGCTGTGGCAGTCATTATTGGCGGTGCCTTTGGTGCCATTGTCACTTCATTGGTTGCCGATATTATCATGCCAGTTATTGGAGTGCTGACCGGAGGAATTGATTTTAGCGGACTATCTGTGGAGATAGGCGCGGCAAGTGTTGCTTATGGCAAGTTCATTCAAGCCATTTTCACCTTTATCATCATTGCATTTTCACTTTTTCTACTGATAAAGGGGATGAATGCAACCAAGAAAAAGGAAGAAACTGCTCCTGCAGCTCCAGCCGGACCCTCTTCAACCGACAAACTTCTAATGGAAATCAGAGATTCACTGAAAAAATAG